DNA from Phocoena phocoena chromosome 1, mPhoPho1.1, whole genome shotgun sequence:
aggctcagtagctgtggtacacaggcttagttgctccacgccatgtgggatcttaccggatcagggatcaaacccatgtcctctacattagcaggcagattcttaaccactgtgccaccagggaagtcccaagaggagGGCTTTAGAGtgttactcttttttctttatctttgtcaATAGCATGTGGTGACCATTCCCAACTGGTCAGTTGTATATAAGAGACATACATAAACTTTGTAGATGTAAGTCATAGATTGCCTAAAAATGCATATACGTTGAATCCTCACCATGATATACTATGTTAATGTGAAATTTCTAAAGGGGTAGAGCACCCCATATACTACACAGATCTCACCCATAGCATGATGCTTTAAAGTAGATAGATTCAAGGATAGAGTGAATTAAGAAGGATTAGTTTTAAGGGTGGGAAGAGGTCTAACATCAGAGTCTTCCTGGTTTTAGgtattaaaaatagagaaatttttttttgtttgtttttacggtatgtgggcctctcactgttgtggcctctcctgttgcggagcacaggttccggatgcacaggctcagcggccatggctcacaggcctagccactccgcggcatgtgggatcttcccagaccagggcacgaacccgtgtcccctgcatcggcaggcggactctcaaccactgcgccaccagggaagcccgagaaatattttttttgagCTACGATTTGATCTAGCCTATTTGGACCTAGCCTATTTGAACTTTATAAGTATTACAGAGAATCCTAGTACACAGCACTGAATGGGACCAGTCTCCACCCCTAGACATGAGtaatctgaggcccagagatattAGTAATGATTTCTTAAATATCCTATCTTCTATTCTTCAGTTAAAAGCAAAGCTAGAACAAGAATCTAATGATTCCTTTATTATTATACCTTGCTTTTGCTAAACTTAACTaggttatttattatttatgtatatacatatgtatgtgtgaatatagacacacacatatttatgttatttttatcttagacaaattttaattgtaattagAAGCTTTCATATTTAGAAATAACTAGACCTTGAACTGTATATCAATATGTGCTCAGATTTGATAGCCATCATCACATGTTCTTGAGTACCCAGTATGTGATGGGCATGGTGCtaagggatacaaagatgaagacAACACAGACGCTGTCTCATACAGCTTCCAAAAGGgagtatttatataaaaaatggcaatatattttaaaaattttattctgtaattcctaccagtttttaaaatgttgttattCCCTTCCATACAACGTTGTTCTAAGCAAACTTATAAAGTAAGTGCATTGTCTTTAGTGCCCTTCTACTTTCCCTTTTTTATCTATTTCACCTGTTTTTAGaaccccttttcctttctccagaCAACCAATACTGTATTACTatgttgtggtttgttttttttttttctcagaaaccaaacttttcagggacttccctggtggtccagtggttaacactccgtgcttccaatgtagggggcatggggtcgatccctggacagggaataagatctcacatgccacgctgcacagccaaaaaaagaaaaaaagaaaacttttcaggTGTAATGTGTTCTTTCCCAGGGgcttcccccacccctaccccaccccaccccccttgcTTCCAGAGGATTAAATATTTAGTgataaaatttctggaatttgGGATAGGATTGAAGAGAGAATTTTTGGTGAAAATCATTAACATACAGATGATTACCTGCTTAAAGCAGTAAATCCTGAGCTCAAGTCCTAGTTCAATCCCTTATCAGCATGTGGCCTTGGGTAAATTACATACCTGCTTTAATCCCCAGTTTCTTGTTGAAGAAATGGAGATAACAACAGGAGCTGTCTCatagaattgttgtgaggattaagtgagatgatacATGAAAAGCATTTGAGCACAGAACCTGGGAGTGGGCCCTCGAAAAATGTTGGATATTGCTATCATTCACCCAAGGCATCCTGACACCATTAAGTATTCATCTCTACCATAACTTCATAAAGTTAAATAGTATGCCTTTTAAAGTAGAATTTCCTGttaattttgtatgttttatttcagatttgATTAGGGTAATGTGATCAAAGACACATTCAAATGACCCCAGATCATTCAAGTTTTAAGTGGCCCTAAATCATAATCTGAATTTTGCTGctttttcctctttgaaaaacTGGCTATTGAAACATAAAGTATTATGTCCAAGACTTCAGTCAAGTTacagagtatttttttcttctttgtagcaAAGGAGACAAGTTTCTGACCCTGGTGCTATAAAAAACAAATCTTGGAGAGAAAGTAACAAGAAAGAGTATTGGAGTTATCCCTCTACTAATAATCAAAAGATGAAATCTGATGGATTAGGAGCATCTGGACATTCATCAAGTACTAATAGAAATtctataaataaaactttgaagCATGATGATTTAAAGGAAAAGGATGGTACAAAAACCGCATCCAAGAgtacaaaagaattaaaaactgtGGGAAAAAATGTTTCTGGAAAGCCCAAACCTATAATAAAGCCCAAAACAGAAAACGGTGATAATGCAAAGTCAGCAAACATGTCACCTAGACAAGTTGTGGAaagatcagcagcagcagcagcaaatggACAGAAAAATTCAGTAAATGGAAAAGGAGTGAGAAATCAGGAAGGTCAAATTACAGGTGCCAGACCCAAGGTACTCACTGGGAACTTAAACGTGCATGCCAAAGCAAAGCCTTCGAAGAAAGTGACAGGCAAAGACTCTCCATGCCTCAGGATTTCAGGGCCCTCCAGCAGATCTACAAATTCAAGTATGGAATTACGGACTTCCACTGACTGTCTGGATGAACCAAAAGAAAATGGGTCAATAAAAGAGAAGGCTTCTGGTCATAAATTTTCCCTTTGTGACTCTCCAGGACAGACTGTGAAAAACAGTGTAGAAAGTATCAAAACTTCCACTGTAGGTGGGTTTTAACACTCTAATTTTTAATAGCTATTGAGGAGCTTTTTAGGAACAGTTAAAgttcctagaaaaaaatgaacctatGTTTCGACTTTTATTTAGTTTCAAATGCAAAAAGATTTTAGTAACATATATTCATGCAAACTGAGAAAAAACAGTTTTTCTCACCGtaacatttaattttgtatatagtgtaTGACCAGTGAATTTATACATacttattacatatttattcctCAATCTCATGGCTCACTCTTCttaatttatagcaataaaatctcgACCTGTTTCAAAAGTTACCAATGGAACTTCCAATAAAAAAAGCATTCATGAACAAGAAACTAATATAAATAACAGGTAAGCATTCATTGTTTTACCTAGACATCAGCTTTCTCTGGAAGTTAATTATATACTAACTTCTAgctaaatattgttaaaatatctttCCTTTGTTAGaaaatttagtatatttacataatgatatttaaaaacttttcttatttattatataaaatgacGACTGATACAAAATGATAGAAGAATAATTTATACTTGTGGCACCTTATTATGCATTGCTTTACCATAGTTGATCTACAGTTTTATAAACTTAAACACTTAAGAACCTatggtttttttctattttcagaaaagagatatattttttatttctttgagaaaaaaaatttttttttaattgaagtatagttgatttacagtattgtgaaaaatatatttcatgtatgggtcttttaaaaaattatgttttggaATCTCAGTGTAATACTGAAcgcaaataatttttcttagtgTGCTAAAGAAGGTCACCAGCAAAGGATACAGTGATCCAGTACCACaggcaattttaaagaaaagaggaaatggcaATGGATGTGCTACAGCTCAGCAGAGGACAAAGAATGCCACAGTTAATCTTGCTAAAACTCAAGGTAAAGTTGAAATACTCCCAGGTATTACTTCCTTGTTTAAATTGAATAAGCAGAACTCTGATTCTGGAACTTTAGCAACAAATAAGCAAAGTATAACGTGGTTTCACTCATTTTacattcatttcatattttagagatgagattTTATTCTTCCACTTTTCAGACAAGTATTTTGGTATTTTGGGGTGtgagtttagtttttattttcttttgtgaaaaaaataattaagggagTCACTAGGTTATCTGCATTTCTGGTCCTTCTGTGTATTATACCTGTGCTTCTTCAAAGTTTCATTGATAAATATAAGAATTCCATCTGCAAAACCAACACTAAAGAGCTCTTTAAAAAGTAATGGTACAATCTAGAGAGCTGTAATACGTAGGGAGGAAGAATTTTCCCTCTGGGCTCTGTGCTATGCCTGTTGTTTTTCCATATTCTAATAAAGAGAAGAATACTGATCAGATTGCATAATTTGCTAATAtaataactgattttaaaaattaatttgctttatGCATTAAGCATTCACATATGTAAGAGCAGTTTGTAAAATGCTAAAACCAATTTTGAGGTAGGTAATGAATTAATACTGacagtaaatttaaaagtaagccagagaaaagtAATTCATGTTCTAGTGACagctaaaaattaaacatttaaaaagatttgATAATTCTGTTTGACAGATTTAAATGCTCAAAATATCATCTCTAGGATTTCAACAATTATAAACAAATGAATTCCCAAAATTAatcctctttctttccagttACCAGCTTTAGTTTCAACTGCAGATCTAAGTTGTTAACCCTAATGACCTACAATAATAATGATCTggctatgagaaataaattaccTTTGTTActgtttgaggaaaaaaatggcaACAATTTCAACATTTCTATTTTGTGCTTTAGCTTGATTCTGCTTTTCAGCTATGTGGAACAGTCTGTTTTTCCCCCTAGAACTTCAAAGGGAAGAAAGACCCCTACTGCTCTTTTGGCATAAGAAAATCAGATTTTTCTACCCCCATATATTTATGCAAATCCAATTCTGGCATAAGGATCAATGCTCTTTACTTGAGGAGGAGAGAtcgtattttaataattttacttaagATACTGGAATACTTCCTCtatatttgtaataaattttttttattttatcacatCACTAACGCCTAATTTGTAATTGTCCGTTTGATCATTATGTTACCATTtcattgttatctattttatttcttctaaagggatttaaaaacaaatattgaatttCACTCACAAACTGGAaggtatatttttgaattttctttactTAGGATCCCAAGGAGAGTCACCACATTCAGTAAAATCTTCAGGGTCTTCAAGGCAGTCTGATGAAAATGTGACAAAATTGGACCACAGTGTAACTACAGATAAACAAACACCTAAGAGAAAAATTGTCAAGCAAGGACAAACAACATCACCTAAGATTAGTGCAAAAATAGTAGCAATGCCTAAAAACCTAAATCAATCTAAGAAAGGTGAAACTTTGAATAATAAGgattcaaaacagaaaacacttcCTGGACAGGTTATATTGAAGACTCAGCCTTCTTCTCTGAGACCTTTAAAAAGTGAACCATCTGTTGTCCAGAAAAGTGTGCTTcgtgataataataacaaaggCAATGTTTCTGAACAGAAGCCTCATGAACCTCTAATTAATCTCACAGCCGAAATCAGTGATACAGAAGCATGTCAGTCACCACGCATACTTGACCCACAAAAGCCATTaaacaatcaagaaaaagagaagttggTGTTAGaatgccaaaatatttcaaatctagataaattaataaaacatgaaCTGGAATCAAAACAGATTTGTTCAGATAAAAGTGAAACAAATTTTTCTGGTCACAAAAAAACAGATCAATGCAACACAGTTAAAATACATTGTCATTCTGATGAGAGTGATAATGTAGATCCAGAATTTTATAGCACCACTGCTCTAAAATCCATGATTTCAAATCCAAATGAAAACTCTTTGAGCTCTAATTCAGTTTGTGACCTAGACTCAACAAATGTAGAGCAAATCCATTCAGTGTCAGCTAGGGAGAAGCAAGCAGGGAGAaaagatacaaacaaaaaattaaacattaaatgtGTGAAAGATGTTTTACCTTGTGTTCCTGAACAGACAAATGGTACCTTAAATTCTGGTCAAGCTGACAGAATATCTAGAATTCATGTGGAAGAACAGACAATTCCCCATCAGTTTTCTGATGACTCTGCCATGAATGGAGACAAACATGCTACAGTAGACTCAAATACTTCCTCCAAGTGTTTTTTGGAACAAATACCAGGGAAAAATTCTCctaaagacatggaaacaacagaaACTCCAGAGAGCCATGAAACTCCAGAAGCTCCATTCATGAGTCACTGGAATTTGAGTACCAGTGTTCTGCATCAGAGAGAGAGTCCTGAGTCTGACAGTGGCAGTGCTACAACATCCTCTGATGACATAAAGCCTAGATCTGAAGACTATGATGCTGGAGGGTCTCAGGATGATGATGGGTCAAATGACAGGGGTATTTCTAAATGTGGCACTATGCTGTGCCATGATTTTCTTGGAAGAAGTAGCAGTGACACCAGTACTcctgaagaattaaaaatatatgatagTAACTTAAGAAttgaagtgaaaatgaaaaagcaaagtaGTAATGATCTTTTCCAAGTTAATTCGACAAGTGATGATGAGATTCCTAGGAAAAGGCCAGAAATTTGGTCTCGATCTACAAGAGTCCACcctagggaaaaagaaaatattccacgAGGCAGTATCCAGTTTGCTCAGGAAGTAGATCAGGTTTCTTCCTCAGCAGATGAAACAGAAGATGAAAGGTCTGAAGCTGAAAATGTTGCAGAAAATTTCTCTACATCTAACCCAGCTCTTCAGCAGTTTCAGGGAATAATTAATTTAGCTTTTGAAGATGCAACTGAAAATGAAAGTCACGAGTTTCGTGCAACTAAAGATTTTAAAAGGTCAGTTTTACTTTCGGTAGATGAATGTGAAGAACTAGGATCTGATGAAGGGGAAGTCCATGCTCCCTTTCAGCCTTCTGTAGATTCGCCTTCACCTTCTGATGTTTTTGATGGTGTTTCTCATGAACCTCACGGAAGGGTCTGCTACTCCAGATACTCACAAGGAAGTAAAGGTAGTATTTTAGAATGTAGACAAGAGAAAGCCAATAgtgtatataaaaacaaaagctcTCCCTTGGGTCTTAGTAGCATTGACTC
Protein-coding regions in this window:
- the BTBD8 gene encoding BTB/POZ domain-containing protein 8 isoform X1; translation: MARRGEDSVAPMVLLESPGVCSKGLQRKGPSERRRLKAMVSEQLSQDLLRLLREEVHTDVTFSIGCTLFKAHKAVLLARVPDFCFHTVGHTNNLTNHEPVAVENFEASEFRIFLQIVYSSNRNIKNYEEEILRKKIVESGAPQKKCDFSVGKCTDNDGRSSVGKRSADHSFMKHEIPEDNNKEDIPEDNNKEDNLISTDIYDLEPASELGEDLLKLYVKQCCPDIDIYVDGKSFKAHRAILSARSSYFAAMLSGCWAESSQEYITLQGISHVEMNVLIHFIYGGTLDFPDKANVGHILNMADMYGLEGLKEVAIYILRRDYCNFFQKPVPRRLASILECLIIAHSVGVESLFADCMKWIVKHFARFWSERSFANVPPEIQKSCLNMLIQSLNDKNAAFLLMESDRLIISLPRVKWTEAALTMASQLQEECIAFIIENFSKIIQSENFALLLQSQAMSSTSDLLDKILKAIEENITTENSCSLLTALDTLLNSDSTKEMGFTCKIQALRDKLWIFLVQSFYAVRHTESWKLMSTDDQQKIQAAAFDKGDDRRLGKKPIFSSSQQRRQVSDPGAIKNKSWRESNKKEYWSYPSTNNQKMKSDGLGASGHSSSTNRNSINKTLKHDDLKEKDGTKTASKSTKELKTVGKNVSGKPKPIIKPKTENGDNAKSANMSPRQVVERSAAAAANGQKNSVNGKGVRNQEGQITGARPKVLTGNLNVHAKAKPSKKVTGKDSPCLRISGPSSRSTNSSMELRTSTDCLDEPKENGSIKEKASGHKFSLCDSPGQTVKNSVESIKTSTVAIKSRPVSKVTNGTSNKKSIHEQETNINNSVLKKVTSKGYSDPVPQAILKKRGNGNGCATAQQRTKNATVNLAKTQGSQGESPHSVKSSGSSRQSDENVTKLDHSVTTDKQTPKRKIVKQGQTTSPKISAKIVAMPKNLNQSKKGETLNNKDSKQKTLPGQVILKTQPSSLRPLKSEPSVVQKSVLRDNNNKGNVSEQKPHEPLINLTAEISDTEACQSPRILDPQKPLNNQEKEKLVLECQNISNLDKLIKHELESKQICSDKSETNFSGHKKTDQCNTVKIHCHSDESDNVDPEFYSTTALKSMISNPNENSLSSNSVCDLDSTNVEQIHSVSAREKQAGRKDTNKKLNIKCVKDVLPCVPEQTNGTLNSGQADRISRIHVEEQTIPHQFSDDSAMNGDKHATVDSNTSSKCFLEQIPGKNSPKDMETTETPESHETPEAPFMSHWNLSTSVLHQRESPESDSGSATTSSDDIKPRSEDYDAGGSQDDDGSNDRGISKCGTMLCHDFLGRSSSDTSTPEELKIYDSNLRIEVKMKKQSSNDLFQVNSTSDDEIPRKRPEIWSRSTRVHPREKENIPRGSIQFAQEVDQVSSSADETEDERSEAENVAENFSTSNPALQQFQGIINLAFEDATENESHEFRATKDFKRSVLLSVDECEELGSDEGEVHAPFQPSVDSPSPSDVFDGVSHEPHGRVCYSRYSQGSKGSILECRQEKANSVYKNKSSPLGLSSIDSSRKDKQSASATEKKSTTDVLSRGGRQLPPEDKQVNSGSNVVNDFQPRSKLSDSDIKSQERPCHLELHQRDPNSDIPKNSSTKSLDSYWSQVLPPEGQVKESHSAATKKANIALSAGDIDDCDTVAQNYMYDHRPSKTLSPIYEMDVTEAFEQKMESETHVTDMDFEDEQHFAKQDWTLLKQLLSEEDSNLNITNSIPEDLNLAQYLINQTLLLARDSSKPQGKAHVDTLNRWSELTSPFDDSSASITMASFSSEDCSPQGEWTILELETQH
- the BTBD8 gene encoding BTB/POZ domain-containing protein 8 isoform X2, whose product is MARRGEDSVAPMVLLESPGVCSKGLQRKGPSERRRLKAMVSEQLSQDLLRLLREEVHTDVTFSIGCTLFKAHKAVLLARVPDFCFHTVGHTNNLTNHEPVAVENFEASEFRIFLQIVYSSNRNIKNYEEEILRKKIVESGAPQKKCDFSVGKCKRSADHSFMKHEIPEDNNKEDIPEDNNKEDNLISTDIYDLEPASELGEDLLKLYVKQCCPDIDIYVDGKSFKAHRAILSARSSYFAAMLSGCWAESSQEYITLQGISHVEMNVLIHFIYGGTLDFPDKANVGHILNMADMYGLEGLKEVAIYILRRDYCNFFQKPVPRRLASILECLIIAHSVGVESLFADCMKWIVKHFARFWSERSFANVPPEIQKSCLNMLIQSLNDKNAAFLLMESDRLIISLPRVKWTEAALTMASQLQEECIAFIIENFSKIIQSENFALLLQSQAMSSTSDLLDKILKAIEENITTENSCSLLTALDTLLNSDSTKEMGFTCKIQALRDKLWIFLVQSFYAVRHTESWKLMSTDDQQKIQAAAFDKGDDRRLGKKPIFSSSQQRRQVSDPGAIKNKSWRESNKKEYWSYPSTNNQKMKSDGLGASGHSSSTNRNSINKTLKHDDLKEKDGTKTASKSTKELKTVGKNVSGKPKPIIKPKTENGDNAKSANMSPRQVVERSAAAAANGQKNSVNGKGVRNQEGQITGARPKVLTGNLNVHAKAKPSKKVTGKDSPCLRISGPSSRSTNSSMELRTSTDCLDEPKENGSIKEKASGHKFSLCDSPGQTVKNSVESIKTSTVAIKSRPVSKVTNGTSNKKSIHEQETNINNSVLKKVTSKGYSDPVPQAILKKRGNGNGCATAQQRTKNATVNLAKTQGSQGESPHSVKSSGSSRQSDENVTKLDHSVTTDKQTPKRKIVKQGQTTSPKISAKIVAMPKNLNQSKKGETLNNKDSKQKTLPGQVILKTQPSSLRPLKSEPSVVQKSVLRDNNNKGNVSEQKPHEPLINLTAEISDTEACQSPRILDPQKPLNNQEKEKLVLECQNISNLDKLIKHELESKQICSDKSETNFSGHKKTDQCNTVKIHCHSDESDNVDPEFYSTTALKSMISNPNENSLSSNSVCDLDSTNVEQIHSVSAREKQAGRKDTNKKLNIKCVKDVLPCVPEQTNGTLNSGQADRISRIHVEEQTIPHQFSDDSAMNGDKHATVDSNTSSKCFLEQIPGKNSPKDMETTETPESHETPEAPFMSHWNLSTSVLHQRESPESDSGSATTSSDDIKPRSEDYDAGGSQDDDGSNDRGISKCGTMLCHDFLGRSSSDTSTPEELKIYDSNLRIEVKMKKQSSNDLFQVNSTSDDEIPRKRPEIWSRSTRVHPREKENIPRGSIQFAQEVDQVSSSADETEDERSEAENVAENFSTSNPALQQFQGIINLAFEDATENESHEFRATKDFKRSVLLSVDECEELGSDEGEVHAPFQPSVDSPSPSDVFDGVSHEPHGRVCYSRYSQGSKGSILECRQEKANSVYKNKSSPLGLSSIDSSRKDKQSASATEKKSTTDVLSRGGRQLPPEDKQVNSGSNVVNDFQPRSKLSDSDIKSQERPCHLELHQRDPNSDIPKNSSTKSLDSYWSQVLPPEGQVKESHSAATKKANIALSAGDIDDCDTVAQNYMYDHRPSKTLSPIYEMDVTEAFEQKMESETHVTDMDFEDEQHFAKQDWTLLKQLLSEEDSNLNITNSIPEDLNLAQYLINQTLLLARDSSKPQGKAHVDTLNRWSELTSPFDDSSASITMASFSSEDCSPQGEWTILELETQH